In one Lolium rigidum isolate FL_2022 chromosome 3, APGP_CSIRO_Lrig_0.1, whole genome shotgun sequence genomic region, the following are encoded:
- the LOC124695007 gene encoding UDP-glucose flavonoid 3-O-glucosyltransferase 7-like, with product MWSSDEAAPRMYFIPFPTPGHALPMSDLARLFASRGADATLVLTHANAARLGGPVARAAASGLRIRVHALRLPAEAAGLRGGHESADDLPTREDAGPFAVAVDLLAPLFADLLRRHPADAVVFDGVLPWAATAAPELGIPRYAFTGTGCFALSVQRSLLLHTPQERVASPTEPFLVPGLPDAVRLTRSRLAEATLPGADSREFMNRMFDIERATAGWVVNSFAGLEERYMEHYEKDTGKPVFAVGPVCLVNGDGDDVLERGRGGETGAAAEAARVLGWLDTKPARSVVYVCFGSLTRFPREQVAELGMGLADSGANFVWVIGDKNSPPLPDVAAAAGGRGLLVRGWAPQVAVLRHAAVGAFVTHCGWGAVTEAASAGVPVVAWPVFAEQFYNEALVVGVAGTGVSAGAERGYVWGGEELGGVVVGREKVAERVRAAMADEGLRRRAGEMGELARRAVEVGGSSYKAAGALLDDVLRRRSTTRGLTRGGGAS from the coding sequence ATGTGGTCGTCGGACGAGGCGGCGCCGCGCATGTACTTCATCCCGTTCCCGACGCCGGGCCACGCGCTGCCGATGTCGGACCTGGCCCGCCTCTTCGCGTCCCGCGGCGCCGACGCCACCCTCGTCCTCACGCACGCCAACGCCGCCAGGCTCGGCGGCCCAGTCGCCCGCGCGGCCGCCTCGGGCCTCCGCATCCGCGTCCACGCGCTCCGGCTGCCTGCTGAGGCAGCCGGGCTCAGGGGCGGGCACGAGAGCGCCGACGACCTCCCCACCCGCGAGGACGCGGGCCCGTTCGCCGTCGCCGTGGACCTCCTCGCGCCGCTGTTCGCCGACCTCCTGCGCCGCCACCCCGCCGACGCGGTCGTGTTCGACGGCGTCCTGCCGtgggccgccaccgccgcgcccgAGCTCGGCATCCCGCGGTACGCCTTCACCGGCACGGGCTGCTTCGCGCTCTCGGTGCAGCGGTCCCTGCTCCTCCACACACCGCAGGAGCGCGTCGCGTCGCCCACCGAGCCGTTCCTCGTGCCGGGGCTCCCGGACGCGGTGCGGCTCACCAGGTCGAGGCTCGCCGAGGCGACGCTCCCCGGCGCGGACTCGCGGGAGTTCATGAACCGCATGTTCGACATCGAGCGCGCCACGGCCGGCTGGGTCGTCAACTCCTTCGCCGGCCTCGAGGAGAGGTACATGGAGCACTACGAGAAGGACACCGGGAAGCCGGTGTTCGCCGTCGGGCCGGTCTGCCTCGtcaacggcgacggcgacgacgtccTAGAGCGCGGCCGAGGCGGGGAGACGGGTGCCGCCGCGGAGGCCGCGCGCGTGCTGGGCTGGCTCGACACGAAGCCCGCCCGGTCGGTGGTGTACGTCTGCTTCGGCAGCCTCACCCGCTTCCCGCGCGAGCAGGTGGCCGAGCTCGGCATGGGACTCGCCGACTCCGGCGCGAACTTCGTCTGGGTGATCGGGGATAAGAACTCTCCGCCGCTCCCCGACGTGGCGGCAGCAGCGGGGGGCCGCGGGCTGCTGGTCAGGGGGTGGGCGCCGCAGGTGGCCGTGCTGAGGCATGCAGCGGTGGGCGCGTTCGTGACGCACTGCGGGTGGGGCGCGGTGACTGAGGCGGCGTCGGCTGGAGTCCCCGTGGTGGCGTGGCCGGTGTTCGCGGAGCAGTTCTACAACGAAGCGCTGGTGGTGGGAGTCGCCGGCACGGGCGTCAGCGCCGGCGCGGAGAGGGGGTACGTGTGGGGAGGCGAGGAGCTGGGCGGGGTGGTGGTGGGCAGGGAGAAGGTGGCGGAGAGGGTCCGCGCGGCAATGGCGGACGAGGGGCTGAGGCGGAGGGCAGGAGAGATGGGGGAGCTCGCGCGGCGGGCGGTGGAGGTGGGAGGGTCGTCGTACAAGGCCGCTGGGGCGTTGCTGGATGATGTGCTACGCCGGCGATCGACGacacgggggctgacgaggggaggCGGCGCGTCCTGA